A section of the Streptomyces sp. SCL15-4 genome encodes:
- a CDS encoding type B 50S ribosomal protein L31 produces MQQDKHPDYHPVVFRDRAAGYAFLTRSTARNEQTIEWDDGRTYPVIDVEISSESHPFHTGKARTVDTEGRIARFERRYGTADASEPT; encoded by the coding sequence ATGCAGCAGGACAAGCACCCCGACTACCACCCCGTGGTCTTCCGTGACCGCGCCGCCGGATACGCCTTCCTGACCAGGTCCACCGCGCGGAACGAGCAGACCATCGAGTGGGACGACGGCCGGACCTACCCGGTGATCGACGTGGAGATCTCCTCGGAGAGCCACCCCTTCCACACGGGCAAGGCCCGCACGGTCGACACCGAGGGCCGCATCGCCCGCTTCGAGCGTCGCTACGGCACGGCGGACGCGAGCGAGCCGACCTGA
- a CDS encoding DUF5709 domain-containing protein, with protein sequence MDSADGWGDDVYQPDPSEIREDSGVLDVEDTLDFDGVDDPLDRGWSPPERPWAVEHIGVTAAERRAGETLDQRLAEELPDASAPDSDGIGDCEGTDGEPLDNEVGNFRSGRLVAPDEGVHEDEEAALVATDVGIDGAAASAEEAAVHIVDEDSLPG encoded by the coding sequence GTGGACAGCGCCGACGGTTGGGGGGACGACGTCTACCAGCCCGATCCCTCGGAGATCCGGGAGGACTCGGGAGTGCTCGACGTCGAGGACACACTGGACTTCGACGGCGTCGACGACCCCCTCGACCGCGGCTGGTCCCCTCCCGAGCGACCGTGGGCGGTCGAACACATCGGCGTGACGGCGGCCGAACGCCGGGCGGGCGAAACCCTCGACCAGCGGCTCGCCGAGGAACTGCCCGACGCGTCCGCACCCGACAGCGACGGTATCGGGGACTGCGAAGGCACCGACGGGGAACCCCTCGACAACGAGGTCGGCAACTTCCGGTCCGGCCGGCTGGTGGCGCCGGACGAGGGCGTGCACGAGGACGAGGAGGCCGCGCTCGTCGCCACCGACGTCGGCATCGACGGGGCCGCCGCCTCCGCCGAGGAGGCCGCGGTGCACATCGTCGACGAGGACTCCCTCCCCGGCTGA
- a CDS encoding ABC transporter ATP-binding protein codes for MQIQDLPYPDPGVPDARSGPRFLWWLWRNQLGGQLKSLAWGLLHFVSVAALPFCVGLAVQAAVDRSGTRLALTGGLLALCGAGLAVGDTFLHRAAVTNWITAAARVQQLLARKAAHLGSALTRRVAAGEVVSVSTGDVEKIGWFVEAVSRFTAAAVTVVIVGVTLVVYEPALGVVVAVGLPVVALAVLPLLPRATRRADVQREKAGRATELASDTVAGLRVLRGIGGEELFLDRYRRASQEVRHAAVRSARMWSLISAVQVLLPGLLLIAVVWRGIDLAREGRIGVGELVTVYSAVMILNYPLRHFEEIAMAYSFSRPSAKRAARVLALERSTATDGTRAAEVPGGDLHDPVTGLLVPAGRFTAVVCGDPDASGRLAERLGGHPSEPDRSVLLGGVPLDELPLDSARTAVLVQDKDPVLLSGTLRELLDVPASGAVRAADALAAAQCEDVLDALTQGSPDAADPMDARITERGRSLSGGQRQRLALARSLITDPEVLVLDEPTSAVDSHTEARIADGLRRLRSGRTTVVFTSSPLLLDRADQVVLVHEGRVVAVGPHRELIDVEPRYRAVVTRETDEEPAAGDDGLLLDALQELEEIEESA; via the coding sequence ATGCAGATCCAAGACCTTCCGTATCCCGATCCGGGCGTGCCCGACGCACGCTCGGGTCCCCGATTTCTGTGGTGGCTCTGGCGCAACCAGCTGGGCGGGCAGCTGAAGTCGCTCGCCTGGGGCCTGCTCCATTTCGTCTCCGTCGCCGCCCTGCCGTTCTGCGTCGGTCTCGCCGTGCAGGCGGCCGTCGACCGCTCCGGCACCCGGCTCGCGCTGACGGGAGGTCTGCTGGCGCTGTGCGGAGCGGGACTCGCCGTCGGCGACACCTTCCTGCACCGCGCAGCCGTCACCAACTGGATCACCGCGGCCGCCCGCGTCCAGCAACTCCTGGCACGCAAGGCCGCCCACCTGGGCTCCGCCCTGACCCGACGGGTGGCCGCGGGCGAAGTGGTGTCCGTGTCCACGGGTGACGTGGAGAAGATCGGCTGGTTCGTCGAGGCCGTCTCCCGCTTCACCGCCGCCGCGGTGACGGTGGTGATCGTCGGCGTCACCCTGGTCGTGTACGAGCCCGCGCTCGGCGTGGTCGTGGCCGTGGGCCTGCCCGTCGTGGCGCTCGCGGTGCTGCCGCTGCTGCCCCGGGCGACCCGCCGCGCCGACGTGCAGCGCGAGAAGGCGGGCCGGGCCACCGAGCTGGCCTCGGACACCGTCGCGGGCCTGCGGGTGCTGCGCGGCATCGGCGGCGAGGAACTGTTCCTGGACCGCTACCGCCGGGCCTCCCAGGAGGTACGGCACGCCGCCGTGCGCAGCGCCCGGATGTGGTCGCTGATCTCCGCCGTCCAGGTGCTGCTGCCCGGACTGCTGCTGATCGCCGTCGTCTGGCGCGGCATCGACCTGGCCCGCGAGGGCCGGATCGGCGTCGGCGAACTCGTCACCGTCTACAGCGCGGTCATGATCCTCAACTACCCGCTGCGGCACTTCGAGGAGATCGCCATGGCGTACTCCTTCTCCCGCCCGTCGGCCAAGCGCGCCGCGCGTGTGCTGGCGCTGGAGCGGTCCACGGCCACCGACGGCACCCGCGCGGCCGAGGTGCCGGGCGGCGACCTGCACGACCCCGTGACCGGCCTGCTCGTTCCCGCCGGGCGGTTCACCGCCGTGGTGTGCGGCGACCCGGACGCGTCAGGCAGGCTGGCCGAGCGGCTCGGCGGCCATCCGTCGGAGCCGGACCGGTCGGTACTGCTCGGCGGGGTGCCCCTGGACGAACTGCCCCTCGACAGCGCCCGCACCGCCGTCCTCGTCCAGGACAAGGATCCGGTGCTGCTGTCCGGCACGCTGCGCGAGCTGCTCGACGTGCCCGCCTCCGGTGCCGTGCGGGCCGCGGACGCGCTCGCCGCGGCGCAGTGCGAGGACGTGCTGGACGCGCTGACGCAGGGTTCGCCGGACGCCGCCGATCCGATGGACGCCCGGATCACCGAGCGCGGCCGGTCGCTGTCCGGCGGCCAGCGCCAGCGGCTGGCCCTTGCCAGGTCGCTGATCACCGACCCGGAGGTGCTGGTGCTGGACGAGCCGACCTCCGCGGTCGACTCGCACACGGAGGCCCGGATCGCTGACGGGCTGCGCCGCCTGCGGTCGGGACGGACGACCGTGGTGTTCACCTCCTCACCGCTGCTGCTGGACCGCGCGGACCAGGTCGTCCTGGTCCACGAGGGCCGGGTCGTGGCGGTCGGCCCGCACCGCGAGCTGATCGACGTCGAGCCCCGGTACCGGGCCGTGGTGACCCGGGAGACCGACGAGGAACCGGCCGCCGGCGACGACGGCCTGCTGCTGGACGCGCTCCAGGAGCTGGAAGAGATCGAGGAGAGCGCATGA
- a CDS encoding ABC transporter ATP-binding protein has protein sequence MIGVAPPAYDPAAPTTATTLPVGAAATVRAYVTELFRRHRRAFLLLITVNTVAVVASMAGPYLLGGLVERVSDGARELHLGLTAGLFVLALAVQALFVRQVRLRGAMLGERMLADLREDFLVRSVGLPPGVLERAGTGDLLSRITTDIDRLANAMREAVPQLAIGVVWALLLLGGLVVTAPPLAAAVLLAVPVLVIGCRWYFKRAPSGYRSEAAGYTAVAAALAETVDAGHTIEAHRLGARRVALSEQRIAEWTAWERYTLWLRSVLFPVINTVHLLVLGSVLMVGGVFVLRGWIGVGQLTTGALIAQMLVDPVNLILRWYDEVQVAQVSLGRLVGVRDIEPAAGDAALAPEGRVMDADRVRFGYREGVDVLREVSLRVAPGTRLALVGPSGAGKSTLGRLLAGIYAPRNGRITLGGAELSRMPAERVRAHVALVNQEHHVFVGSLRDNLLLARTDATDAELWAALGAVDADGWARALDDGLDTEVGSGGLGLTPAQAQQIALARLVLADPHTLVLDEATSLLDPRAARHLERSLARVLDGRTVVAIAHRLHTAHDADVIAVVENGRISELGSHEELVAAEGAYAALWRSWHG, from the coding sequence ATGATCGGCGTCGCACCGCCTGCCTACGACCCGGCGGCCCCGACGACCGCCACCACCCTGCCCGTCGGCGCCGCCGCGACCGTGCGCGCCTACGTCACCGAGCTGTTCCGCCGGCACCGCCGGGCCTTCCTGCTGCTCATCACCGTGAACACGGTGGCCGTCGTCGCCTCCATGGCCGGGCCGTACCTGCTCGGCGGCCTGGTCGAACGGGTGTCGGACGGGGCCCGGGAGCTGCACCTGGGACTGACGGCCGGACTGTTCGTGCTCGCGCTCGCCGTGCAGGCCCTGTTCGTCCGGCAGGTACGGCTGCGGGGCGCGATGCTCGGCGAGCGGATGCTGGCCGACCTGCGCGAGGACTTCCTCGTCCGGTCCGTCGGGCTGCCGCCGGGCGTGCTGGAGCGGGCGGGCACCGGTGACCTGCTCTCCCGTATCACCACCGACATCGACCGGCTGGCCAACGCGATGCGCGAGGCCGTGCCGCAGCTGGCCATCGGTGTCGTGTGGGCCCTGCTGCTGCTCGGCGGGCTGGTCGTGACGGCCCCGCCGCTGGCCGCCGCCGTGCTGCTCGCCGTGCCGGTCCTGGTGATCGGCTGCCGCTGGTACTTCAAGCGGGCGCCGTCCGGCTACCGCTCGGAGGCCGCCGGGTACACCGCCGTCGCCGCCGCGCTCGCCGAGACCGTGGACGCGGGCCACACCATCGAGGCACACCGCCTCGGCGCCCGCCGCGTGGCCCTGTCGGAGCAGCGTATCGCCGAGTGGACCGCGTGGGAGAGGTACACCCTCTGGCTCCGCTCCGTGCTGTTCCCGGTCATCAACACCGTCCACCTCCTCGTGCTCGGCTCGGTCCTGATGGTCGGCGGTGTGTTCGTGCTGCGGGGCTGGATAGGAGTAGGCCAGCTGACCACCGGCGCCCTCATCGCGCAGATGCTGGTCGACCCGGTGAACCTGATCCTGCGCTGGTACGACGAGGTGCAGGTCGCCCAGGTCTCGCTGGGCCGCCTGGTCGGTGTGCGGGACATCGAGCCGGCCGCCGGGGACGCGGCACTGGCCCCCGAGGGACGGGTGATGGACGCCGACCGGGTGCGCTTCGGCTACCGCGAGGGCGTCGACGTGCTGCGCGAGGTCTCCCTGCGGGTCGCTCCGGGCACCCGGCTGGCCCTGGTCGGTCCCTCCGGTGCGGGCAAGTCCACCCTGGGCCGGCTGCTCGCCGGTATCTACGCGCCCCGGAACGGCAGGATCACCCTCGGCGGCGCGGAGCTGTCCCGGATGCCCGCCGAACGCGTCCGCGCGCATGTCGCCCTGGTCAACCAGGAGCACCACGTCTTCGTGGGCTCCTTGCGCGACAACCTCCTGCTGGCCCGCACCGACGCCACGGACGCCGAACTGTGGGCGGCCCTCGGCGCGGTCGACGCGGACGGCTGGGCACGGGCCCTGGACGACGGACTGGACACCGAGGTCGGCTCCGGCGGCCTCGGCCTGACTCCGGCGCAGGCCCAGCAGATCGCGCTGGCCCGGCTGGTGCTGGCCGACCCGCACACCCTGGTCCTGGACGAGGCGACCTCGCTGCTCGACCCGCGCGCGGCCCGCCATCTGGAACGCTCCCTGGCACGGGTCCTCGACGGCCGCACCGTGGTGGCCATCGCCCACCGGCTGCACACCGCCCACGACGCCGACGTGATCGCCGTCGTGGAGAACGGCCGGATCAGCGAGCTGGGCAGCCACGAGGAACTGGTCGCGGCGGAGGGGGCCTACGCGGCGCTCTGGCGCTCCTGGCACGGGTGA